In the Populus trichocarpa isolate Nisqually-1 chromosome 1, P.trichocarpa_v4.1, whole genome shotgun sequence genome, TGCAGATCAAGATGATGATTAGCGCATCTGGATTGATGTCCTTTGGCATAGACAGCCCGTTTCTTTTGTTGCTGTGCTAGAAATCTTGTCAGATGTTTTTCTTGCTGCTGCTACAAATGAGATTTAGGATGCTTTCATAATGTGGACAGCATGGAGTTGGATCTCCAATAATACCTTGAAGCAATCTAGTGATTTTCTCCACTGGAATAcagtttttattatgattttgcaATGCTTGTCATGAATTTTGGGTCCTTCATACCTTGCCGCTTGATCAAAAGTTTGGAACAGATCACTCTTGAAATAAGTTAAATCTTGGATTTGCCTTGGATTATTCCTTGTGTAACTGTAGCTACGTTTTAATTTTAACGTTGCTTCAGTCAACATGGGCGCTACACCAAACTACCAATGTGCTATAATCATAACAGCTTCTACCGTGCTTTTGGGAAAACAGTGCATGGAGGTTGCAAGAGTGAAAATAGCATCAACAAATGAAGAATGATACCTTCTGAAGACTGACCTAGTTAGCACAAGATctacaaaacaagaatgatgCTTAATTTGATAATTGGCTTCGTTTCATAAATATAGATGTCATCAGTTATGCATTAGGATCTATATTCATGTCAAAATCCACCATTCTATTCTTGTACAAATGTAGTAATTGATCACATGCATGTCGGGAGGAGGGCCTCTCTTGTGGGGTGGTTTTTGTGCACTGCAGTGCAATTTCAAGCATTTGATACGCTGCATATTCTTCGTACGGCACGAGTGGTTTCAATGCAGGATCGATCAACTCACGAGCACTTTCACCTTGCATTTCCGTATGTTTTTCTACCCATCTCACCATGTCCATATCGACACCAAAGGTCGCATCAGTTGGCGTTTTTCCACTAACGAGTTCCATCAGCACAATACCCATGCTATAAACATCACTCTTCTCTGTTGCCTTGAACGAGTATGCATGCTCTGAAAATGCATAAAATTAGTTATGATATGGAGTAAAAGATGAACTAAAAGTAGCATAATTCAATGCAGAAAGTGCTATAATACCTGGAGCAATATAACCGTAAGAGCCCGCAAACCATGAATGCGACTCTGTATTGGAGTCATAATTCTCCTCGAGTGCCTTTGCCAGTCCAAAATCCCCTAAATGCGCCTCCATATTGGAATCAAGCAATACATTGCTAGATTTGATATCTCTATGCATGATCTTTGGTACACAATCATGGTGAAGGTACTCCACTCCCTGGGCTAATCCCACACCAATCTTTAATCTCGCCTCCCAGTCCAGGCTTTGCCTCTGCTTGCTGTTCACTGGTTGTTGATGCAGCCAATCCCACAAACTCCCATTCTCCATGtattcataaatcaaaagattaCAACCCGCCCCTTTGTTGCTACAATACCCTATCAGCTTCACTAGATTCCTGTGCCTAATCCTTCCAAGTGTCTTCACTTCTCTTGCGAAGCTTTTATTAAGTAGAAACTCATCTTTCCACAAAATCTTCTTCACCGCTACAGTTTCTCCACTTTGAAATTCAGCTCTGTATATTGTTCCAGATCCACCCGAGCCAATGATGAACTCATCACTAAGATTGTTTGTCGCTTCCATAAGGTCATCCCACCTGTAGTCTCTCTTGGCAGTACCCCTCAGAAAGGGTGTTTTGCGCTGAGCTTGGGAAGAACTGGAAGAGCAAATGCAGTTCCCTTCACTCACCCTTTTGAGGAATTCTCGCCTGCGTTTGAAGAAGAGAGCAAGTCCAAGTGCGAGCAGAGCAATCGCAGCTAAGGAAGTAGTTGCTGAGATTACCACCACTAATAACTCACTTAGGCCTGACTGCTGATCACTTAAGATAGAGCAGCGATTAAGAGGGTTTCCACAGAGCTGCAGGTTTCCTTCAAATGCTTCAGGTGGCCAGTGTGAGAATTGCTTGTCCAGTTTGCCTTGGAGATTATTGAACGAGAGATTAAGCTTGCCAAGACTGCTCAAGCTACCAACTTCAGGAGGGACAGCTCCAACTAGGCAATTGTGAGACAGATCAAGAGCTTCAAGTTTGGACAATGTACCAATAGAAGGTGGAATTTGACCACCGAGATTGTTGTAGCTGAGGTCTAAAATGCTTTGGAGATTCTGGAGTTGCCCAAGTTCAGAAGGTATTTCACCGCTGAAACTGTTATTCGAGAGCCGAAGCTCATACAGCTTGCTCAGCTTACCCAGGGACAGAGGGATCGATCCTGATAATTGGTTTTGATTGAGATTGAGTACATTTAGAGATTCTAGATTACCAACCTCCACAGGAAGAGTTCCATTCAGAAAGTTAGCATCAAGGGAAAGCACCAACAATTTAGAACAATTGAATAGCTCTCGAGGAAGAGACCCTGTAAATTGATTGGAGAAGAGCTTAAGCTCCCCTAACTGTGGCAAATTTCCAAGCCATGATGGAACAGACCCATAAAGAAGGTTGTTGTTGAGATCAACGTGTTCCAATTTCTTGCACAACATAAGCTGTGCTGGTATTTGTCCAGTGAGCAAATTCCCTGACAGGTCTAGCAACGACAACTCTCGGATTTGACCGAGTGTCCATGGGATTTTGCCAGTAAACCGGTTGTTCCCTAATCTAAGCCTTTCAAGAGAAGGTGAATTTCCCAACAGGGCAGGAATTTCATTCCCAAATGCATTGCTTGTGacatcaaaagaaagaaaagaactcGAGCCACATAATGCAGAGATGCTACCATTGATTCTGTTTTTAGACAGATTGATTCTGGTCAGATTTCGTAAATTGGTAAGCGAATCGGGAAGGTTACCTTCAAGGGAATTGTTGTAAAGCATGAGTTGCTCAAGAGcatgaagaaatccaaaagtaACTGGAATGCCACCAGATAGGCCATTATCTGCCAAGTCTAGAATAGTTAGTTGATGACAGTTACCCAAAGTGGCGGGAATATGACCAAAAAGCTCATTTTGTCTCAAATGAAGCAGATTCAGTCCCTTCAGCCTCCCAATAGTAACAGGAATCTCTCCACTGAAATGATTTCCATAGAAATCAATCATTTGCAAGTTTGAACAATTGCCAATCTCCATAGGAATCTCCCCAGATAAGAGATTGTCGTATAGATACAAGACTTCAAGATTTCCAAGCATTCCAATCTCCTTAGGCAGATTGCCTAGCAAATTGTTGTGATACAATGCAAGCTCCTTCAGATTGcttaagtttgctatcaaaggGGATATTGAACCCACCAAGCTGTTGTTGTGGAGATAGAGATGAGTCAACTGAACGGACTCATAAATTTCATTAGGAATGGATCCATTAAGGCTGTTGTTGGACAAGTCAAGCTGCATCAGAGATGGACATAGCCTTAATTCTTTCGGAATGGGGCCAGAAAGTTGAATCTCTGACAGAATCAAGCTCTCCAAATTGGTATTGTTTGAACATAGGCTTGTTGGTATCACACCGGAAAGATTGTTATTTgataaaaccaagaaaacaagcTGAGCCATTCTGCCCAACTCCTCTGGAACGCCTCCAGTGAGCATGTTCATTGATAAATCAAGATTCCGAAGACTACCCATTTTTGCTAGGGACTTTGGGATTGAACCTCCAAGATGGTTTCCCATGAAATTCAGGTAGACGAGCTGACTCATTTCCCCGAGTTGAGTCGGGATTTCTCCAGAGAGACTATTGTTTGCCAGGTTTAGTATTTGGAGATTTTGAAGACGACCCAATTCTCCAGGGATTGATCCATTTAGATTGTTGAGAGCTACAGTGAAGACAGTGAGGCTCGAACAATTCCCTAGCTCGGCAGGAATCAGTCCTTCAAGTTGGTTCTGCTGTAAAATCAAGTTCTGGACTTGGCTTAGTTGTCCGAGTTGGGGAGGTATTGGGCCTGTGAGACTGCATGAGGCCAAACCAAGAGTAACTAAGTTGACAAGATTACCGAAAGAGGCAGGAACAGGTCCACTGAGTCCATTATCACCGATCCTCATTACTAAGAGACTCGTGATTGAACCGAGTTGAATTGGGATGGGGCCAGTGAGTTGATTAGAGAACAAAAGCAGAGTTTCCAATGAAGAAAGATTTGAGAGAGTAGTTGGAATGGGACCCGTGAGGCTGTTAGAAGAAAGATCAAGGTGGAGCAGGTACTTTAAACTACCGAGTGAGGGTGATATTGAGCCGGAAAGTGATGAGTCAGATAAGTTTAGACTCACAACTTGCACTGAGCCATCAACCGAGTTCAAGCCACAGGTAACTCCTGTCCATGTGCATGAATTTGGGTTGCTTTCATTCCAGTCATGCAAAACTTTTTCTGGGTCTCCCTCGAATGATTTCTTCACCTCCAAAAGAACAGAGAGCTCTTGGTTTTGGCACAAAACAAAGCCAAAGGAAAAGCACACTAAAATGGCAACAAAAAGTAACAAAACTTGTTTTGGCACACCCATTTTCTATTTCTAATGACTAGATAACATTTGAGAAAAGCTTTTAGAGAGAGACTGAAAATGGCAATATAACATTTATTATCATGTTTGGTTCATCTTATGTAAGGGTGAGTGGTTTTGGTCATGTAGGCATTAAAGACAGAGCAAGCCTGTGTTTGTGTTGGTTTTGTTGTTAGTGGATGGTCTTGGGCAAGGGAAGACGCGTGGTTTGGGAAAAGAGAAGGCATAGCGGCAGCCATGCATGTAAGGGAGCTATATGCatggtttttgaatttcaaagcaGACAGGTAATGTATTGATTGCTGAGGCTGCGTTGGAAAAGTTGGCAATATTCTGCAGTGTCTTTAAAAGAGGCCTTAAAATGGTTGGCAAGAAGAGATAAGAAACCGTGATGAATGAGAGGGCAGTATTTTGTCAGTCAAGTGCAACAAACGCCATAAATGACGATCGTCAAGCTGCTACAACTGAAACTGAGCTGTTGATTACAGTGTGCTGTAGGCAAGTGTTAAATGAAAACCGAATTAAAGAAGAGGGCCGCAGCTGGGGCCTGGAAGAGAGATAAGGGTAATGTATCAATTGTTAGGTTGGCAGGTTTCggttgaataagaaaatatatgggATTCCATGGAGGTAGATACAGTGGTTACATGACCGACAAGGGGATGAGATATTCATGGTTTTGCTAGTTTTCTTGTCATAGTGTGTTTGCTCTGAATTACTTTAAACCCTACCAAGAAAGTGAGCTGTTGAATTACTACAAAttatatttccttttgtttagtTTTGGCATTATCTATTTGTACTTTGAAGCTTTACAAAGTCAATGGAATATCCCCTCCATGAACGTAAGCAACATCACTTCCAAATTGTACCTATAGTAGCTTAATTAGTACTACACGTTTGATCTTTTGGTTCCATTACAgattaacacacacacaaagtaaAAGGAAACACATGTTTACTGTATAAATtacacaattaaaattttatccaattttttcACCCTAGTGGTGgcaaatttatagtttttgtttttttaaacaagtttatatatatattttttctttatatttgatatttttatcattttacacttgttcatcatcattttttttatctttatttttcttgtaacatttttttagtttccttttcctttacacttttttttttttgaaaaacaattgagattttctccttttttttaactgtaaGTACAATAGTGGTGGCAAATAtgtaaattttggttttttttaattatagaaatgGCACAATTGAAGTTTTCTCTAGTTTTTTTACTAGCGGtgacaaatttataattttttatttattttattttatttgaaaataagtttttctaatatttttttctctttgtacttgatatttttatcattttacactttACTTATTCATCACCATTTTGTttcttatctttgttttttagtaataattttttaatttttccttttttttctttacacttttttttagaaaaaaatattattttttattctttatacttAGAATATTTATCACTATACATATAGCCTATTtatgtcattatttttgttcttatcttcattcttttataatttgtttgataattttttctatttttgttctttatactttttgtttttcaaaaaattcttatacaaagactaaaaaaataatgtttcaatGTAGAAATTGTAACATTGTCCCATTTTTCtactacattaaaaataagcttcagatcttatatatttttattaacatatatgatttccactatattttattatatataagtattgatttttttattcacagttatattttttagtcactgtcaaaaaaatatgttaataacaCATACgtattaatttaattgtgttacaaaaaataattattcaacttGTAGTTAGGCGAGTCAAATAGACGCGTTAacacctttttttcatttattagcataaattgtttttaatttatttaattaaatatatacataggtttttttattcataattcagatttttattataaaaaacatatttgaaaagtttttttttttaaaaaaaatattatttgacctGTGACAAAACAACAAGggtaaaataactaatattacCTCATCTGAAAAGCATATAATTAATGCCAttactctttttattattaattacacTTGTTATTATGGGGTTGAGTACCAAATTCCTAGTGTCCTTTTGTGGCCTTTAATCTTTGATTGGTTGCGTGTAACCCTGTTGCCTACTCCAAAATGCCCTACTTAATTAATTGTCTCCCCACTCGAATTGTATATGCAAATTAATTGGGTATTTGGGGATGATTtttaggagtaattaattactcttattttattgtttgtcaCACTCttccttcaatttgttttgtgcAAAGCAAACAAATCCAATTCCCACCTACTTCAGCCAACCATTAATTATTGTGGTATAAAACCTTTACCATTAATTTCCCTGCATTGGGTGTTGGAAGATTGACATTTTTCTAGAAGACAGTAACCCtttcatacacacacacatacacacacacacacacagaaaaCTTGTctcaagtgaaaataaaaacattcccatataatttattttttttaaaaaaaaaacccaagttcaCAATCGGGGGATTATGAAATTctggaaaaaagaagaggaaatccAGCGCATCTGTTGCCTTCATGCAAAGTATCTAGCTATGCctgttattaatattttcacCATTGTTCAAAGGCGAGTTTCTATGATTAATCCCCGAGTATGAGTTAATTACTTGTGTAATTCAACATAGCCCCAATTATTGCTTCGCCAAGGTATGATCTAGCTTAGATTAAACATATTTAGCTTCGTAAATGGTCTTCTCCGCTGACAGAGGGGTGATGTACTATTCTTTCAAATCTGAAACAATAATTAATACTGATGATCTAATTATTATATTGACTAATTAAAAAGGAACAAAAGAAGGTAAATATATTAATCAAACGTTGTCTGGTAGATCAGATATAATTCTGTATTAGTACTTCATTCTAATCCAtgctctcatatatatatatatatatatatatacacacacctaTTGTTCTTATccttaatctatatatatatatatatatagattaaggATAAGAACAATAGGACCttgtaataatatatatgtagtAATTAACATTATTTGCCCTATGTTgcgatattttttaattactagaatCATATCATATGTGTCAAGCATGCAGAGAATTGATTGTGTTCAGATTGATTAAACACTGCTAAATGCTTCGTCCAAGAGAATATGACAAAGAAATACACTTAAAAAGGTCTTAACTCTTGATTAAACACCGCAGCCATTCCCAATGTATATCTTCTACGGTTCTAGAAATTACAACATTATCTCATGCTTGTTAGTTGCAAATTTGGCATTAATCAAATGAATGTTTCATATTTAGTAGTGTCTTGACAAAAATTTTCCGCATATGTACTGCTGCCTTTGCCTTCAGACTTTCTGTACTTTAGGCCAACGAGTTGTCGTGAGTATTCAATGTTGGAAATTCACTtaattaatctgtttttttatatatataataatggaCAAATTTATTAATGGATGCCATTGCCAAAAAAGCCAAAGGAAAACtcgcatgaaaaaaaaatacaattctttatttacaaaataaaaccaaaaatgaagaaacaacTATGAAATATTTACAAAGTAAAACCATGCTCGTAACTAGAACTAATAAAACTTTACTTATTTGACCCATTAAGAATGCTTTTCGAACCTCTGAATAAGTTCAATCATGTGCACTGAAAGTTTCCATCAATTATCTGCAACTATAAAGACAGGCGGTGGAGAATTAGCCCAAACATTATATCCCGTTCGGTAAACTCTTCctggaaaatcaatttttctctaattattaaataattattttaaataaatagaaattatgagatttaaacttgtaattatttaattataaaagctctgatatcatatcaaaaaatcatctcaatccaataatttaagttattaaataaaattttaaaatataatttatattattctgtaACACTAGCCAACCAAATTCCCCTGTAAAATACCAAATTCCCCGGCAAAATGCCAAAAGCCAACATGAGAGTTGCAATGTGCTGAATTTTTCCTTTAACAAGGAAGTACcactcaaaaaataattcttctatGGTTCTTGCCTCTTGGCATACATCATTGTACGTAAGTCCAAACCATATCAGCGGTTCCACAATTTCCAAACCACAAAACAGTGTAGAAAAAGATGATCCACAGATTCTATATATTTCTTCAGCACAAAATGGACAAATTGCTTCATCTAAATGCATTAGATGTCTTCTAGCAATTATAAACTCGTTGGTACAGATTCTTCCATGAAgtaaaatccaaataaatacattaaattttggAGGAAGTATTCCTTTCCACAATAAATtagatggagatgaagaaataCCCACGTAATAAATTCTATCAATGAAGTTGTTGCACGATTTGACAGGATAAGCACCATTTCTTTTTGGTTTCCAACGTTTGGAATCATCTATATTCTACTTCAACTTAATTCCTTGAATCAGATCAAGAAGACATTGTTACTGCTCCAACTCTGCAGGCCTTATGTTTCTCTTCCAAGTTAAGTTCCAACACCAAGAGTCATTATTCAAATCACCCATGTTTGAAATATGTGCTTTTGGTCTGTAGTGAGATCATATAACTACGGAAATTGAAGCTTTAGAGACCCATTTTCTAGCCAAGAATTCGTCCGAAACTGAACCTTTTTCTCATTGCCAACTGTGTAgtacaaataatttttcaaagatggCGAGACTTGCCCTTCATTATGGATGATAGAATATATACTGGACCATGTGTTTGAAAGCGATTGATTGAAAATAGGAAGTCTTTCTTAAAAATAGGTTGATAATTTCTGATAATAATATCCTGCCATCCTCCCCTATTTTGATCACCCAGCCTCCATAACCATTTGAATAGTAAAGCTTTGTTTTTACCTTGCAACGATCCCATTCCTAAACTACCTCTTCCCTTTTCTCTCACTACCACATTCCAAGCACCTTGCTAATGTTTCTTACATCAGATGCACTTGaccataaaaatatcttttgaatGGAAGTAATAACTCGCACCATCCCTTTAGGCATAAGAAAAATTGACATATAGAATAAAGGGAGAGAGTTCAAAAcactttttaacaaataaatgtGACTTGCTAAGCTTAACAACTTGCCTTTCTATCTTTCTAATCTTGTATGGATCCGAGAGATCACAAGTTTTCAGGTTGATATCCTTTTAGGGTTAGCTCCCAAAGGAATGCCTAGGTACCTTATAAGAAATGAGTctcatctaaaatatatatagttagcCATATTTGTTGTATGAACATCATCTAGATTTATTCCAATCAAGGAGTTTTTATAGAATTTCACACGCAAACTTAAAGCTAGCTCAAATTATCTTGAACACGTAACTTTAAGATTTAATCTCgaatatttatgttaataaaaaaaaaatctccaaacAGTACTAGAGTGTCATCTACAGTATAAATACTGTAGATGACTAAGAAACTCTCTGGAATAACCAATTGAATAAGCTCTTTGAAACAAGACTAAGAATCCCTCAACTACGAtgtcaaacaaaaaaaggtGAAAGAGGATCTCCTTGTCTGAGAACTCTCTCGACTCCAAACTCTCGGCTTAATGAGCGATTAATGATGAGAATGGCAAGTTGTGAACCTGAGATGCATTCATGAATGACAGATTCTTTATTTGTTGCCGAAGACCATATATTCCATCACCTCATCTAAATACTCCCACAATACTGAATTGAAAGCCTTATGAAAATTAACTTTCAAGATGAAATTGTGAtcctctttcttccttgcctCATGTATTACCTCATTAGCAATTATAATTAAAGCCATCCAAAATCTGCAATATTCCTACTATGAAAATTGTTTGATGGAAACTAATAATACTAGGCATGAGAGTTTTCAACATGGATGAGAGCAATTTAGCCACAATTTTATGCAATCCATGCACTGGAATAATAGGTCTATACTTTGAAAATCCAGTGGGTATCTTAGTTTTCATGAGAAATAATGCCGCACAAGAAGTATTAACACCCTTTAGAAGGAGCCTTAAGAATTCATTAACTAGCTGGACTATTTCCATTCCAATTAAGTTCTATTCTttcttatagaaagcaaaagtAAAGTTATTTGGTCTCGCAGCCTTTGACCCAGCTTGTTTTACTTCCTTTAAGGTAGCATCCTGCTCCAGCCATATAGATTGATGCGGAGTGAGTGTCTTGAATACTATGGCCCCCATCATGGCCCTTTGTGACGGTAATTTAGTAAAAATCTTGGAGTAGAATGAGAAAGTTTAGTAAAAATCTTGGAGTAGAATGAGACAACAAGATATGGTGTGATTGTacgctaacttttttttttagatgtttttaaaaaatatttttagtttaaaatgtattaaattgatattttcagtaatttttaataattttaatgtattgatattaaaaataaaaaaatttaatttttttttattttaatgtatttttcaagcgaaaaactattttaaaaaacacctacACTATAATcccattttttataattatcttaaaATACACTTTACTTACTACACAATTCTAAACCTTGTGATGAGGTATGCACTTGATTAATCTGGTCAGtgaaatcatttaatttttctactaGAATATATTGAGTtgctataattatatattatacacTAAACACAATCCGAGGAGAAACACATTAATTTCCAAAGCAGTGACATTTCAAACTTATGTTCCAAGAACTCATAATGTGGTGACCATGGGTGAGATTGACGGTTTGGAATATTGCCAGGAGACCATGAGAACATTTTGAAAGTTTTATTTGAGTGAAATATCATCTTTAATGATCAACATTGATTattactagatttttttttttcttctttttccttggaAAACTCATATGCTTTTGACCGGCTAATTCAGCATTATTGAGTTGGAAACTCCAACgatcattgaaaaaaatgctgtatttaaaagagaaaataaaagtctTTATCGGaatgagagaataaaaaaatgatattttaattaaaaaaatttgtaatcaTGTTGatgatgtaattatttttatcttatgtgTAAGTAAATTAACAATTcagaatcttttaaaatttaaaaaaaaagttaattttttttattttaaattaatttttatatatatttttagatattttgatattaaaaataattttttgaaaataaaaaaatattatttaaatatatttttaaataaaaaatatttttaaaaatat is a window encoding:
- the LOC7477782 gene encoding LRR receptor-like serine/threonine-protein kinase GSO1 → MGVPKQVLLLFVAILVCFSFGFVLCQNQELSVLLEVKKSFEGDPEKVLHDWNESNPNSCTWTGVTCGLNSVDGSVQVVSLNLSDSSLSGSISPSLGSLKYLLHLDLSSNSLTGPIPTTLSNLSSLETLLLFSNQLTGPIPIQLGSITSLLVMRIGDNGLSGPVPASFGNLVNLVTLGLASCSLTGPIPPQLGQLSQVQNLILQQNQLEGLIPAELGNCSSLTVFTVALNNLNGSIPGELGRLQNLQILNLANNSLSGEIPTQLGEMSQLVYLNFMGNHLGGSIPKSLAKMGSLRNLDLSMNMLTGGVPEELGRMAQLVFLVLSNNNLSGVIPTSLCSNNTNLESLILSEIQLSGPIPKELRLCPSLMQLDLSNNSLNGSIPNEIYESVQLTHLYLHNNSLVGSISPLIANLSNLKELALYHNNLLGNLPKEIGMLGNLEVLYLYDNLLSGEIPMEIGNCSNLQMIDFYGNHFSGEIPVTIGRLKGLNLLHLRQNELFGHIPATLGNCHQLTILDLADNGLSGGIPVTFGFLHALEQLMLYNNSLEGNLPDSLTNLRNLTRINLSKNRINGSISALCGSSSFLSFDVTSNAFGNEIPALLGNSPSLERLRLGNNRFTGKIPWTLGQIRELSLLDLSGNLLTGQIPAQLMLCKKLEHVDLNNNLLYGSVPSWLGNLPQLGELKLFSNQFTGSLPRELFNCSKLLVLSLDANFLNGTLPVEVGNLESLNVLNLNQNQLSGSIPLSLGKLSKLYELRLSNNSFSGEIPSELGQLQNLQSILDLSYNNLGGQIPPSIGTLSKLEALDLSHNCLVGAVPPEVGSLSSLGKLNLSFNNLQGKLDKQFSHWPPEAFEGNLQLCGNPLNRCSILSDQQSGLSELLVVVISATTSLAAIALLALGLALFFKRRREFLKRVSEGNCICSSSSSQAQRKTPFLRGTAKRDYRWDDLMEATNNLSDEFIIGSGGSGTIYRAEFQSGETVAVKKILWKDEFLLNKSFAREVKTLGRIRHRNLVKLIGYCSNKGAGCNLLIYEYMENGSLWDWLHQQPVNSKQRQSLDWEARLKIGVGLAQGVEYLHHDCVPKIMHRDIKSSNVLLDSNMEAHLGDFGLAKALEENYDSNTESHSWFAGSYGYIAPEHAYSFKATEKSDVYSMGIVLMELVSGKTPTDATFGVDMDMVRWVEKHTEMQGESARELIDPALKPLVPYEEYAAYQMLEIALQCTKTTPQERPSSRHACDQLLHLYKNRMVDFDMNIDPNA